One window of Cohnella hashimotonis genomic DNA carries:
- a CDS encoding glycosyltransferase family 2 protein: MFNNLLLGVQVFFFLIGAYQVILSFFGWYRKKETITHKPTKSFALLVAAHNEEAVVGALIENLLKMKYPRELFDIFVICDNCTDGTARIVRGYEGVYACERNNPAQRGKGFAIEWMLKELWKRPRQYDAIVMFDADNLVATDFLQYMNEDLCNGHRVIQGYLDTKNPHDSWVSAANGINYWFCNRLWQLPRYNLGLSNFLGGTGMTFETKLLKEMGWGATSLVEDLEFTVRCIQRGIKPKFNFDARVYDEKPITFRASSRQRLRWMQGHFDITRRYMLPTLWQGIRERSWVKIDAAIYIFNAYNFLMGFLLTFTLWFDLLLPGAPHFDSIYSVAPAWIAVPISLYIYAQLPLSMMLEKVSWKLYFRLITFPIFFFSWWPVTFWAFFTQNNKQWSHTEHTRVLRLEEVQGKQM, translated from the coding sequence ATGTTTAACAATCTGCTGCTCGGCGTTCAGGTGTTCTTTTTCCTGATCGGAGCCTATCAAGTGATCCTGTCCTTCTTCGGCTGGTACCGCAAGAAAGAGACCATCACGCACAAGCCGACCAAATCGTTCGCCCTTCTTGTGGCCGCTCACAACGAAGAAGCCGTCGTCGGCGCCCTTATCGAGAATTTGCTGAAAATGAAATACCCGCGCGAGCTGTTCGATATTTTCGTTATTTGCGACAACTGCACGGACGGCACGGCCCGGATCGTACGCGGCTACGAAGGCGTCTATGCTTGCGAACGCAACAATCCCGCTCAGCGGGGCAAGGGCTTCGCGATCGAATGGATGCTCAAGGAGCTGTGGAAGCGGCCCCGCCAGTACGACGCCATCGTTATGTTCGATGCCGACAACCTGGTCGCGACCGACTTCCTGCAGTACATGAACGAGGACCTGTGCAACGGACACCGCGTCATCCAGGGCTACCTGGACACCAAAAACCCGCACGACAGCTGGGTCAGCGCGGCCAACGGCATCAACTACTGGTTCTGCAACCGTCTGTGGCAGCTGCCGCGCTACAATCTCGGCCTGTCCAACTTTCTGGGCGGCACGGGCATGACGTTCGAGACCAAGCTGCTCAAGGAAATGGGCTGGGGCGCCACAAGCCTCGTGGAGGACCTGGAGTTCACCGTACGCTGCATACAACGCGGCATCAAGCCGAAGTTCAACTTCGACGCGCGCGTCTACGACGAGAAGCCGATTACGTTCCGCGCGTCCTCGCGCCAGCGTTTGCGCTGGATGCAGGGGCATTTCGACATCACGCGCCGCTATATGCTGCCCACGCTGTGGCAAGGCATCCGCGAACGGAGCTGGGTGAAAATCGACGCCGCTATTTATATTTTTAACGCGTACAATTTCTTGATGGGCTTCCTGCTGACTTTCACGCTCTGGTTCGATCTGCTGCTGCCGGGAGCGCCGCACTTCGACTCGATTTACTCGGTCGCGCCCGCCTGGATCGCGGTGCCGATCTCGCTGTACATCTACGCGCAGCTGCCGCTGTCGATGATGCTCGAGAAGGTCAGCTGGAAGCTGTACTTCAGGCTGATTACGTTCCCGATCTTCTTCTTCTCCTGGTGGCCGGTGACGTTCTGGGCGTTCTTTACCCAGAACAACAAGCAGTGGAGCCACACGGAGCACACGCGCGTGCTTCGACTCGAGGAAGTGCAAGGCAAGCAAATGTAG
- a CDS encoding methyl-accepting chemotaxis protein: MNFVRSWRRSIRLKLIPLFLLTLIIPVSALGVVSFRIYDDESGRLIEKNLQNLVNMAASITEGFEAEASSGRMEAAEAQEYVKEQLIGAKSGETRTITKDFDLGENGYFFILNEKGDLLGHPLLEGQNIIDKKTSSGFYYIKDMIAKSMQGGGFTLYDWPLPNSDKEAQKITYALQVPGDWGWIIAAGSYMKDYNSGEGHILNAIWITVAVCWLVFAPLLWLLIRSIVSPIKRITAEAARMASGDLSQLNLAVRNRDEIGDLASSFIRMHDNLRDIVKLLLANADRLNAASGNMSLAVSETTQAGRQMAVAAQEIASGNETQARAATESSQSMEEMTQGIQRIADTSSAAFDSSETTLFEAVEGNRLLQSTDAKMSAISEATEKLSGILARLTERSSQIGGVAEAIAELASQTNLLALNASIEAARAGEEGKGFAVVAAEVKKLAQRSSDSAAEVADLIRTVQQDVSEAGATMEMNQKAVEAGVQALLLTGESFAAIVKSTQSVASQIQESSSSAQQMAASSEEMAASMQEMDRIAGQANELAQTISASTEEQLAEMEELSASAESLRALASELQLMAHRFKL, encoded by the coding sequence ATGAATTTTGTTCGTTCGTGGCGGAGATCGATTCGCCTTAAGCTTATTCCTTTGTTCCTGCTGACGCTTATTATTCCGGTATCGGCGCTCGGCGTGGTCAGCTTTCGGATTTACGACGACGAATCCGGTCGGTTGATCGAGAAAAATTTGCAGAATCTGGTCAACATGGCCGCAAGCATAACGGAGGGCTTCGAAGCGGAGGCGTCCAGCGGCCGCATGGAAGCAGCCGAGGCCCAGGAATACGTCAAAGAACAGCTGATCGGCGCCAAGTCGGGCGAGACGCGCACGATTACGAAGGATTTCGATCTGGGCGAAAACGGCTACTTTTTCATTTTGAACGAAAAAGGCGACCTGCTGGGCCATCCGCTGCTCGAAGGCCAGAACATTATCGACAAAAAAACGAGCTCGGGCTTCTACTACATAAAGGACATGATCGCCAAAAGCATGCAGGGCGGCGGCTTTACCCTTTACGATTGGCCGCTGCCGAATTCGGACAAGGAAGCCCAGAAGATCACCTACGCGCTGCAGGTGCCAGGCGACTGGGGCTGGATTATCGCTGCCGGTTCCTATATGAAGGATTACAATTCGGGCGAAGGCCATATTCTGAACGCCATCTGGATCACAGTCGCAGTCTGCTGGCTCGTATTCGCGCCCCTGCTATGGCTGCTGATCCGCTCGATCGTAAGTCCCATCAAGCGAATCACGGCCGAAGCCGCCCGCATGGCATCCGGCGATCTGAGCCAGCTTAATCTTGCCGTTCGCAACCGCGACGAGATCGGAGATCTGGCCAGCTCGTTCATCCGCATGCACGACAATCTTCGGGATATCGTCAAGCTGCTGCTGGCGAACGCCGACCGTCTGAACGCGGCTTCGGGCAATATGAGCCTTGCGGTCTCGGAGACGACGCAGGCCGGCAGGCAGATGGCGGTGGCGGCGCAGGAGATCGCCTCGGGCAACGAGACGCAAGCGCGCGCGGCCACGGAGAGCTCGCAGTCCATGGAGGAAATGACGCAGGGAATCCAGCGCATCGCGGACACGTCCTCCGCGGCGTTCGATTCGTCGGAGACCACTTTGTTCGAAGCGGTCGAAGGCAACCGGCTCCTGCAGTCCACCGATGCCAAGATGAGCGCGATCAGCGAGGCGACCGAGAAGCTGTCGGGCATTCTCGCCCGCTTGACGGAGCGCTCCTCGCAGATCGGCGGCGTCGCCGAGGCGATCGCGGAGCTGGCGAGCCAGACGAACCTGCTCGCGCTCAACGCCTCGATCGAGGCCGCCCGCGCAGGCGAAGAAGGCAAGGGCTTTGCCGTCGTCGCTGCCGAGGTCAAAAAGCTGGCGCAGCGTTCAAGCGACTCGGCTGCCGAAGTCGCCGATCTGATCCGGACCGTGCAACAGGATGTGTCCGAGGCGGGTGCGACAATGGAAATGAATCAAAAGGCGGTCGAAGCGGGCGTTCAAGCGCTCCTGCTCACCGGCGAATCGTTCGCCGCCATCGTCAAGTCTACGCAAAGCGTTGCGTCGCAAATCCAGGAATCCTCGTCCTCCGCGCAGCAAATGGCGGCGAGCTCGGAGGAGATGGCCGCGTCCATGCAGGAGATGGATCGGATCGCCGGTCAAGCCAACGAGCTGGCGCAGACGATCTCCGCTTCTACCGAGGAGCAGCTTGCGGAGATGGAGGAGCTGAGCGCGTCCGCCGAATCGCTGCGCGCCCTGGCCTCTGAGCTGCAGCTGATGGCGCATCGGTTTAAGCTGTAA
- the trmB gene encoding tRNA (guanosine(46)-N7)-methyltransferase TrmB yields MRLRGRKFKQGLEAQADLVVLEPQKLKGRWHEFFGNDRPIMIEIGMGKGRFITQMSARNPEINYIGMDMFDELLQRGSEKARAIWQEKGEERVPNLALVRGNAEFLEDMFEPGELTRIYLNFSDPWPKSKHGKRRLTHPLFLMRYKRLLSDVGEIHFKTDSLSLFEFSLNSFADTGLQLRNVSLHLHRDELREDLVMTEYETKFVGLGQPIYRLEAVIGARALAEHRERLDAEHAEQERRAEEALARRKSGHAGAAEADDE; encoded by the coding sequence ATGCGATTGCGCGGCAGGAAATTTAAGCAAGGGCTTGAGGCACAGGCCGATCTGGTCGTGCTGGAGCCGCAGAAGCTGAAAGGGCGCTGGCACGAATTTTTCGGCAACGACCGTCCGATTATGATCGAGATCGGCATGGGCAAGGGCCGGTTTATCACCCAGATGAGCGCGAGAAATCCGGAAATCAACTACATCGGTATGGATATGTTCGACGAGCTGCTGCAGCGGGGCAGCGAGAAGGCGCGCGCGATATGGCAGGAAAAGGGCGAGGAGCGCGTGCCCAATCTGGCGCTGGTTCGGGGGAACGCGGAGTTTCTTGAAGATATGTTCGAGCCGGGCGAGCTCACGCGCATCTACCTGAACTTCAGCGATCCTTGGCCCAAGAGCAAGCACGGCAAGCGTCGGCTCACGCATCCGCTGTTCCTGATGAGGTACAAGCGGCTGCTGTCGGACGTCGGCGAGATTCATTTCAAGACCGACTCGCTCAGCTTGTTCGAATTTTCGCTCAACAGCTTCGCGGACACGGGGCTGCAGCTGCGCAACGTCTCGCTTCATCTCCATCGGGACGAGCTGCGCGAAGATCTCGTCATGACGGAGTATGAGACGAAGTTCGTCGGCTTGGGCCAACCGATCTACAGGCTCGAGGCCGTCATCGGCGCGCGCGCGCTCGCGGAGCACCGCGAGCGGCTTGACGCCGAGCACGCGGAGCAGGAGCGACGCGCCGAAGAGGCGCTGGCGCGCCGCAAGTCCGGGCATGCCGGCGCGGCGGAAGCGGACGACGAGTAG
- a CDS encoding MBL fold metallo-hydrolase has product MLRIDDGAVKVFESDLYRTTSTVVVTDTHVLVADPCWLPREVEEIRAYVERVRGDRQVALLFTHSDFDHIIGWRAFPDAIVVASGSFARSPAAERERNLQQIREFDDKYYLKRNYEIAFPNVDHPMDGDGTALALGDARLVCYQAPGHNADGMMTVVEPYGILIAGDYLSDAEFPFIFHGSADYEETLLKFDAIAERHDIKLFVPGHGSTSSDSAHMRARRDADLRYIRELRRLIQAGDEEGAARLIADAPFPLNQRKYHEDNANKIRQELADAAR; this is encoded by the coding sequence ATGCTGAGGATAGATGACGGAGCGGTAAAAGTATTCGAGAGCGATCTGTACCGGACTACCTCGACCGTCGTCGTGACGGACACGCATGTCCTTGTTGCGGATCCCTGCTGGCTTCCCCGGGAGGTCGAGGAAATCCGCGCTTACGTGGAACGCGTGCGTGGAGACCGTCAGGTCGCGCTGCTGTTCACGCATTCGGACTTTGACCATATTATCGGCTGGCGGGCGTTTCCTGACGCCATCGTCGTCGCGAGCGGCAGCTTCGCCCGCAGTCCGGCGGCGGAGCGCGAGCGGAACCTGCAACAGATCCGGGAATTCGACGACAAGTATTATTTGAAAAGAAATTACGAAATCGCCTTCCCGAACGTGGACCACCCGATGGACGGCGACGGCACGGCGCTTGCGCTCGGCGACGCGAGGCTCGTCTGCTACCAAGCGCCCGGACACAACGCGGACGGCATGATGACGGTTGTCGAGCCGTACGGCATTTTGATAGCGGGCGATTATTTGTCGGATGCGGAGTTCCCTTTTATTTTCCACGGCAGCGCCGACTACGAGGAGACGCTTCTCAAATTCGACGCGATCGCAGAGCGCCACGATATTAAGCTTTTCGTGCCGGGACACGGCTCGACGTCGAGCGATTCCGCTCATATGCGGGCACGCCGGGACGCGGATCTGCGATATATTCGGGAGCTGCGCCGGCTGATCCAGGCCGGAGACGAGGAAGGCGCGGCCCGTCTGATCGCCGATGCGCCGTTTCCGCTCAATCAGCGCAAGTATCATGAGGATAACGCGAATAAAATCAGGCAGGAACTTGCGGACGCTGCCCGATAA
- a CDS encoding TIGR01212 family radical SAM protein (This family includes YhcC from E. coli K-12, an uncharacterized radical SAM protein.) encodes MPIIENTAGAAIPPTEWSGKRFHTWNHEMRREFGTKVFKVMLDAGFTCPNRDGSIAAGGCTFCSARGSGDFAGSRRQDLVTQFNTIRDRQHLKWPEAKYIGYFQAYTNTYAPLATLKEYYEVILEQPGLVGLSIATRPDCLPDDVVDYLAELNERTYLWLEMGLQTVHESTSTLINRAHDTACYVDAVERLRARGIRVCTHIIYGLPGEDEAMMMETLRQTAAMDVQGIKIHLLHLMRKTPMVRQWRDGLLRFLEMDEYVKLIVDSLELLPPDMIVHRLTGDAPRDLLIGPMWSLNKWEVLNAIDAELVRRGSWQGKHWKGR; translated from the coding sequence ATGCCGATCATCGAAAATACAGCAGGCGCAGCCATCCCGCCTACGGAATGGAGCGGCAAACGATTCCATACGTGGAATCACGAGATGAGGCGCGAATTCGGCACGAAGGTATTCAAGGTTATGCTGGACGCGGGCTTCACCTGCCCCAATCGCGACGGCTCGATCGCGGCCGGCGGCTGCACGTTCTGCAGCGCGCGCGGCTCCGGGGACTTCGCGGGCAGCCGCCGGCAGGATCTCGTCACCCAATTCAATACGATCCGGGACCGCCAGCATCTCAAGTGGCCGGAGGCCAAGTACATCGGTTATTTTCAGGCTTATACGAATACGTACGCGCCGCTGGCTACGCTGAAGGAATATTACGAGGTGATTCTCGAGCAGCCGGGGCTGGTCGGCCTCTCCATCGCCACGCGTCCCGACTGTCTCCCCGACGACGTCGTCGACTATCTGGCGGAGCTGAACGAGCGGACTTATCTCTGGCTTGAAATGGGCTTGCAGACGGTGCACGAGAGCACGTCCACGCTCATTAACCGCGCCCACGATACGGCCTGCTACGTGGACGCAGTCGAGCGCCTCCGGGCGCGAGGCATCCGGGTATGCACGCATATCATCTACGGCCTCCCCGGCGAGGACGAGGCGATGATGATGGAGACGCTGCGGCAGACGGCTGCGATGGACGTGCAGGGCATCAAGATCCACCTCCTTCACCTCATGCGCAAGACGCCGATGGTAAGGCAATGGCGGGACGGGCTGCTTCGCTTCCTTGAGATGGACGAGTACGTGAAGCTGATCGTCGACTCGCTGGAGCTGCTGCCGCCGGATATGATCGTCCACCGGCTGACCGGCGACGCGCCGCGCGATCTCTTGATCGGGCCGATGTGGAGCCTGAACAAATGGGAAGTGCTGAACGCCATCGACGCGGAGCTGGTGCGGCGCGGCAGCTGGCAGGGTAAGCACTGGAAGGGACGCTGA
- a CDS encoding tRNA (mnm(5)s(2)U34)-methyltransferase yields the protein MGFLSVLTMAQRLVSERISPGATVVDATAGGGVDTLFLAKAAGPGGRVYAFDVQEEALARTRKRLLEAAAAATTGAGGDRTLAEVVLLHAGHEEMAELVPADAHGRVGAVMFNLGYLPGGPASADGAGPVITKPDTTLAALDAALRLLAPGGIATIAVYPGHEGGQDEASAVGDWIAALPDDAVQALLYRFPKRAGSPYLYALEKK from the coding sequence ATGGGCTTCCTTTCCGTGCTGACGATGGCCCAGCGGCTGGTGTCCGAGCGCATCTCGCCCGGCGCGACGGTGGTCGACGCAACGGCCGGCGGCGGCGTGGATACGTTGTTCTTGGCCAAGGCGGCCGGCCCTGGCGGACGGGTGTATGCCTTCGACGTGCAGGAGGAGGCGCTGGCGCGGACGAGGAAACGGCTGCTTGAGGCGGCTGCGGCAGCTACGACGGGGGCCGGCGGCGATCGAACGCTCGCCGAGGTCGTACTGCTGCATGCGGGGCATGAGGAGATGGCCGAGCTGGTGCCCGCCGACGCGCATGGGCGCGTCGGCGCGGTCATGTTCAATCTCGGCTATCTGCCCGGCGGACCGGCCTCGGCGGACGGAGCGGGCCCGGTCATTACGAAGCCGGACACGACGCTGGCAGCGCTCGATGCCGCTCTTCGCCTGCTCGCGCCGGGCGGCATCGCGACGATCGCCGTCTACCCCGGCCACGAAGGCGGGCAGGACGAAGCGTCTGCGGTCGGCGACTGGATCGCCGCACTGCCCGACGATGCCGTCCAGGCGCTGCTGTACCGCTTTCCGAAGCGGGCGGGATCGCCCTATTTGTATGCGTTGGAGAAAAAATGA
- a CDS encoding VOC family protein, with protein sequence MAVKKIEHVGIMASNLERSIAFYAQTVGLVHTDTLPHTNGVIRLAFLSFPGADETELELIEGYDGTLAPEGRVHHVAFGVDDIEAEYSRISMLDVDGLDAEITTLPNGSRYFFFRGPDGESLEFFQSTRGGNQA encoded by the coding sequence ATGGCTGTCAAAAAAATCGAGCATGTCGGCATCATGGCAAGCAATCTGGAGCGTTCCATCGCCTTTTACGCGCAAACCGTCGGACTCGTACATACGGATACGCTGCCTCACACGAACGGCGTGATCCGCCTCGCGTTCCTGTCGTTCCCCGGCGCAGACGAGACGGAGCTCGAGCTCATCGAAGGCTACGACGGGACGCTTGCTCCCGAGGGACGCGTGCACCATGTCGCCTTCGGCGTCGACGACATCGAAGCCGAGTATTCGCGCATCTCGATGCTGGACGTCGACGGGCTCGACGCCGAGATCACGACGTTGCCGAACGGAAGCCGCTACTTCTTTTTCCGCGGGCCTGACGGCGAGTCGCTAGAATTTTTCCAATCGACCAGAGGAGGCAACCAAGCATGA
- a CDS encoding type I phosphomannose isomerase catalytic subunit produces the protein MTQSTKPYPLHFKPEFKERVWGGRALEQFGFDVPPGHIGEGWMIADHPNGVSHVQNGELAGLGLDEIRERFGAQWFGAKGAVAGLGRFPLLIKLLDCNDDLSVQVHPNDHYAGLPKGELGKTEMWYVIDAAPGAKIIYGLKPGTTREKLAAAIEEGKIMNSLQEVSVQAGDTFYIPAGTVHALCAGVLVAEIQQNSDTTYRLYDYDRPGLDGKPRELHIEDSLNVTDYEGAGASRMSSAGTPAGEWLRLASSPYFETDKGVVQGDWELATPSDSFVILIAVQGQGSIGWDGGSLDIKAGDCLLLPANLGAYRLGGNMTVLRSQLP, from the coding sequence ATGACCCAATCGACCAAACCTTATCCCCTTCACTTCAAGCCTGAGTTCAAAGAACGCGTATGGGGCGGCCGCGCCCTGGAGCAGTTCGGCTTCGACGTGCCCCCCGGCCATATCGGCGAAGGCTGGATGATCGCCGACCACCCGAACGGCGTCTCGCACGTGCAGAACGGCGAGCTGGCCGGTCTCGGGCTCGACGAGATCCGTGAGCGCTTCGGCGCGCAGTGGTTCGGCGCGAAGGGCGCGGTCGCCGGCCTCGGCCGCTTTCCGCTGCTCATCAAGCTGCTCGATTGCAACGATGATCTGTCCGTTCAAGTTCACCCTAACGATCACTATGCAGGCCTGCCCAAGGGCGAGCTGGGCAAGACCGAGATGTGGTACGTCATCGACGCCGCGCCCGGCGCCAAGATCATCTACGGCCTGAAGCCGGGCACGACGCGCGAGAAGCTCGCCGCGGCCATCGAGGAAGGCAAGATCATGAATTCGCTGCAGGAAGTGTCCGTTCAAGCCGGCGATACGTTCTATATTCCCGCCGGTACGGTTCACGCGCTCTGCGCGGGCGTCCTGGTGGCCGAAATCCAGCAGAACTCGGACACGACCTACCGTCTGTACGATTACGACCGTCCGGGCCTCGACGGCAAGCCGCGCGAGCTTCATATCGAGGATTCGCTGAACGTGACCGACTACGAAGGCGCAGGCGCGAGCCGCATGTCCTCGGCCGGCACGCCGGCGGGAGAGTGGCTGCGCCTCGCCTCCTCGCCATACTTCGAGACCGACAAGGGCGTCGTCCAAGGCGACTGGGAACTGGCGACGCCGTCCGACAGCTTCGTTATCCTGATTGCCGTGCAAGGCCAAGGCTCGATCGGGTGGGACGGCGGCAGCCTGGACATTAAGGCCGGCGACTGCCTCCTGCTCCCGGCCAATCTGGGCGCTTACCGCCTCGGCGGCAATATGACCGTGCTGCGCAGCCAGCTGCCTTAA
- a CDS encoding MogA/MoaB family molybdenum cofactor biosynthesis protein → MIVTVSDTRTPDTDKSGRLIRELLEANGHTVRSALIVPDEVERIRELLHSAESDPAIEAVLLNGGTGIAARDTTYEAVAGMLSKEMPGFGEIFRMLSFTEDIGTAAMLSRAIAGTMGRTAVFSMPGSTGAVRLAMTRLIVPELGHVMREIYKDDPR, encoded by the coding sequence ATGATCGTCACCGTATCCGACACTCGCACCCCCGACACCGACAAGAGCGGCCGGCTCATCCGTGAGCTTCTTGAGGCGAATGGCCATACCGTCCGAAGCGCGCTGATCGTGCCGGACGAAGTCGAACGCATTCGCGAACTGCTTCATTCGGCCGAAAGCGATCCTGCGATCGAAGCGGTGCTGTTGAACGGCGGCACCGGCATCGCTGCGCGAGACACCACCTATGAAGCGGTAGCCGGCATGTTGAGCAAGGAAATGCCGGGCTTCGGCGAAATTTTCCGCATGCTCAGCTTCACGGAGGACATCGGTACGGCCGCCATGCTGTCCCGGGCGATCGCGGGCACGATGGGCCGCACGGCCGTGTTTTCCATGCCCGGCTCGACCGGGGCGGTGCGCCTTGCGATGACGCGGCTCATCGTGCCCGAGCTCGGCCACGTCATGCGCGAGATCTACAAGGACGATCCGCGATAA
- a CDS encoding MDR family MFS transporter — protein sequence MNGATPSSGGATIDLSKIRRGPIVFSLIIGAFVAILNETLLGNALPDLMKEFNVGATTIQWLSTAYMLVIGVLVPITALLQQWFTTRQMFLSAMTLFLIGTAISAFAPEFGVLLTGRVVQAMGTGLMLPVLMNTILVIFPIEKRGAAMGLIGLVIMFAPAIGPTLSGLIIDALDWRWLFYLVLPLAAFSIIFAAAFLKNVTDLTKPKVDIVSILLSTIGFGGIVYGFSKAGESGWGDPEVVWSLSVGGLSLLLFIWRQLVVKEPILDLRAFKYPMFSLVTVLLFVVMMTMFSTMTILPMFLQSALLLTAFKSGLLMLPGSVINGIMAPVSGKLFDKFGPRVLVIPGLALTALSVWMFTGIDTDVSKGYVIFIHIVLLIGISMVMMPAQTTGLNQLPRHLYPHGTAILNTLQQVSGAIGTALFISIMSTGTKNYLAGSEDPTAPAEQVAGLMSGLHDAFWIGFIVALVALVVGLFIRRTKAPDEQEAKQVA from the coding sequence ATGAACGGGGCAACACCGTCGTCCGGAGGGGCGACAATCGATTTAAGCAAGATACGCAGGGGACCGATCGTCTTTTCTCTCATCATCGGCGCATTCGTGGCGATTCTCAACGAGACGCTGCTCGGGAACGCGCTGCCGGACTTGATGAAGGAATTCAACGTCGGCGCAACGACGATCCAGTGGCTCAGTACGGCTTACATGCTCGTCATCGGCGTCCTGGTGCCGATCACGGCGCTGCTGCAGCAATGGTTTACGACGCGGCAGATGTTTTTGTCCGCGATGACTTTATTCCTCATAGGCACGGCCATCTCGGCATTCGCGCCCGAATTCGGCGTATTGCTCACGGGACGCGTCGTGCAGGCGATGGGGACGGGGCTTATGCTGCCCGTACTCATGAACACGATCCTCGTCATCTTCCCGATCGAAAAGCGGGGGGCGGCGATGGGCCTGATCGGCCTCGTCATCATGTTCGCGCCGGCGATCGGACCGACGCTGTCCGGACTGATCATCGATGCGCTCGACTGGCGCTGGCTGTTCTACCTGGTGCTCCCGCTAGCGGCATTTTCCATTATTTTCGCCGCGGCATTCCTGAAAAACGTCACCGATCTGACCAAGCCTAAAGTCGATATCGTCTCGATACTGCTGTCGACGATCGGCTTCGGCGGCATCGTGTACGGCTTCAGCAAAGCGGGCGAGAGCGGCTGGGGAGATCCCGAGGTCGTATGGTCGCTCTCGGTCGGCGGCCTTTCCCTGCTGCTGTTCATCTGGCGCCAGCTGGTCGTGAAGGAACCGATCCTCGACCTGCGTGCCTTTAAGTATCCGATGTTCAGCCTGGTGACCGTGCTGCTGTTCGTCGTCATGATGACGATGTTCTCCACGATGACCATCCTGCCGATGTTCCTGCAGAGCGCTCTTTTGCTGACCGCTTTCAAGTCGGGCCTGCTCATGCTGCCGGGCAGCGTCATCAACGGGATCATGGCGCCGGTATCGGGCAAGCTGTTCGACAAGTTCGGACCGCGCGTGCTCGTCATTCCGGGCCTGGCGCTCACGGCGCTGTCGGTATGGATGTTCACCGGCATCGACACGGACGTGTCCAAGGGTTATGTCATCTTTATCCATATCGTTTTGCTCATCGGCATCTCGATGGTGATGATGCCTGCGCAGACGACGGGCCTGAACCAGCTGCCGAGGCATCTGTACCCGCACGGCACGGCAATTCTGAACACGCTGCAGCAGGTATCCGGGGCGATCGGCACGGCGCTGTTCATCAGCATTATGTCGACGGGCACCAAAAACTATCTGGCAGGCTCAGAGGATCCGACCGCGCCGGCCGAGCAGGTCGCCGGTCTCATGTCGGGCCTTCACGATGCGTTCTGGATCGGCTTTATCGTTGCGCTCGTCGCGCTGGTCGTCGGCTTGTTCATTCGCCGCACGAAGGCGCCGGACGAACAAGAGGCCAAGCAGGTCGCTTAG
- a CDS encoding TetR/AcrR family transcriptional regulator, whose product MKSDGSTDLRVRRTRKLLWDALMALLGESGRTFESLTVAEICERAMVHRTTFYKHFEDKYHLLCAGFEELNKELAAMDFEERMRRPMQLLEQFGHQRQFRTIMKSEQDSTSIKSLMQRIGSGFMKNDLLALERKDGPFPVPAEIIAEFYAGAINGIAAWWVQHGADFSAETMDRYIGQLLNPAIFNRQTP is encoded by the coding sequence ATGAAAAGCGACGGTTCTACCGATCTTAGAGTACGACGCACCCGCAAGCTGCTATGGGACGCGCTGATGGCGCTGTTGGGCGAATCCGGCCGGACGTTCGAATCGCTCACCGTCGCCGAGATTTGCGAGCGGGCGATGGTTCACCGGACGACCTTTTACAAGCATTTCGAGGACAAATACCATTTGCTGTGCGCAGGCTTCGAGGAATTGAACAAGGAGCTTGCGGCCATGGACTTCGAAGAAAGAATGCGGCGTCCGATGCAGTTGCTCGAACAGTTCGGGCATCAGCGGCAGTTCCGCACGATCATGAAGTCCGAACAGGATTCTACGTCGATCAAAAGCCTCATGCAGCGCATCGGGTCCGGCTTCATGAAAAACGATCTGCTCGCGCTCGAGCGTAAAGACGGTCCCTTCCCGGTCCCGGCCGAAATCATCGCCGAATTTTATGCCGGCGCGATCAACGGGATCGCCGCCTGGTGGGTGCAGCATGGCGCGGACTTCTCCGCGGAGACGATGGACCGTTATATCGGGCAGCTGCTGAACCCGGCCATTTTCAATCGGCAAACGCCATAA